A genomic segment from Acyrthosiphon pisum isolate AL4f chromosome A3, pea_aphid_22Mar2018_4r6ur, whole genome shotgun sequence encodes:
- the LOC100570799 gene encoding uncharacterized protein LOC100570799, with protein sequence MNNLGDVNQEDEIMHIVELPAATVESTLSSFLGLTTLAGHPLDAADAPALIMKKNSTFKVRHRGLGTRRSVYMVEETRYFRVGDSELRVWIVYERLPRLRSKVGSARIAYLVEKLTFHQKGH encoded by the exons atgaacaatttggGCGACGTGAATCAAGAAGACGAG ATAATGCATATCGTGGAGCTACCGGCGGCGACAGTCGAGTCGACCCTCTCGTCTTTTCTCGGACTGACCACGCTGGCGGGTCATCCGCTAGATGCGGCCGACGCACCCGCGttgatcatgaaaaaaaattcgacTTTCAAGGTGCGCCACCGTGGACTTGGCACCCGACGAAGTGTGTACATGGTGGAGGAGACTCGTTACTTCCGTGTCGGCGACTCAGAACTGCGCGTTTGGATTGTTTACGAACGGCTACCACGGTTGCGGTCAAAGGTCGGAAGTGCGCGAATTGCGTACTTGGTCGAAAAGCTAACGTTCCACCAGAAGGGACATTAG